The Vibrio agarivorans genome window below encodes:
- the pmbA gene encoding metalloprotease PmbA, translated as MDVKQQVAEQRKQLEGAVAKALELAAKQSDAAEVAISKSTGLSVSTRGCEVENVEFNSDGALGITVYRGQRKGSASTSDLSEAAIQQTVLAALDIAQYTSEDPCAGPADKEFLVQDIPDLDLFHPETPDPDYAAKLAIEAEQAALSYNSKIKQSDGASYDSHYGIKVYGNSHGLLASYPSSRHSISCCVIGQGDNGEMERDYSYTVARHKDELWTPEKVGRLAAEQTVNRLDPRRVATGEYPVMFAADVATGLMGHLVMAISGGNLYRKASFLLDHLGEKILPDWFQVEEKPHVLRGLASSPFDSEGVMTQDRQIITNGVLSTYLLTSYAARKMNMTPTGHAGGIHNWYVKSTGQGYEQLLKELGTGLLVTEVMGQGVNTVTGDYSRGAAGFWVENGVIQYPVSEITIAGNLKDMLQNIVAVGSDVEVRSQIQTGSILLESMKVAGE; from the coding sequence ATGGATGTAAAACAGCAAGTTGCCGAGCAACGTAAACAACTGGAAGGTGCGGTCGCAAAGGCTCTAGAGCTGGCAGCGAAGCAATCAGATGCAGCAGAAGTTGCGATCAGTAAATCAACAGGATTGAGTGTCTCAACTCGTGGCTGTGAAGTTGAGAACGTTGAGTTCAATAGCGACGGTGCACTGGGTATCACGGTGTATCGTGGTCAACGTAAAGGAAGCGCATCCACTTCAGATCTCAGTGAAGCGGCTATCCAACAAACGGTGCTGGCGGCATTAGATATTGCTCAGTACACATCAGAAGACCCATGTGCGGGGCCTGCTGATAAAGAGTTTTTAGTTCAAGATATTCCAGACCTTGACCTTTTCCACCCTGAAACGCCAGATCCAGACTATGCGGCAAAACTTGCTATTGAAGCGGAGCAGGCAGCACTGTCTTACAACAGCAAAATCAAACAGAGTGATGGCGCGAGCTATGATAGCCACTACGGCATCAAAGTTTATGGCAACAGCCACGGCTTGTTGGCGAGTTACCCGAGCAGTCGTCATAGTATTAGTTGCTGTGTGATAGGCCAAGGTGACAATGGTGAAATGGAGCGTGACTACAGCTATACCGTTGCTCGTCACAAGGATGAACTGTGGACACCTGAGAAAGTCGGTCGTTTAGCAGCAGAGCAGACAGTAAACCGCCTCGACCCACGCCGCGTGGCGACAGGTGAATATCCGGTGATGTTTGCAGCCGATGTCGCAACAGGCTTGATGGGGCATCTAGTGATGGCGATCAGTGGTGGTAATCTGTATCGCAAAGCCTCTTTCTTGCTTGATCACCTGGGTGAGAAAATTCTCCCTGATTGGTTCCAAGTTGAAGAGAAGCCGCATGTTTTGCGTGGCTTAGCGTCTAGCCCATTTGATAGTGAAGGTGTGATGACACAAGATCGTCAGATTATCACTAATGGTGTGCTATCTACTTATCTATTAACCAGCTATGCAGCGCGCAAGATGAACATGACGCCAACTGGGCATGCGGGTGGCATCCACAACTGGTATGTTAAGTCGACGGGGCAGGGTTATGAGCAGCTGCTCAAAGAGCTAGGTACAGGCTTGCTGGTGACAGAAGTGATGGGGCAGGGCGTTAATACCGTCACTGGCGACTATTCACGTGGTGCCGCCGGTTTCTGGGTTGAAAATGGTGTTATCCAATACCCAGTGTCTGAAATTACTATCGCTGGTAACTTGAAAGACATGCTGCAAAACATTGTGGCAGTGGGTAGTGACGTTGAAGTGCGCTCACAGATCCAAACCGGTTCAATCTTACTCGAGTCGATGAAAGTGGCGGGTGAATAA
- the thiQ gene encoding thiamine ABC transporter ATP-binding protein — MLSITNVLYEYHQQPFHFDLQVDQGAIVALMGPSGAGKSTLLALVAGFIEPAQGEISVLAQRIDHTPPHRRPLAMLFQDYNLFAHLSVRDNISLGLNPSLKLTQQQKQQVELAANQVGIGEYLERLPEQLSGGQKQRVALARCFVQPHPIWLLDEPFSALDPVLREEMLLLVASLAEERGTTVLMVTHHLSDAKSIASHFAFVANAKVEVSGEISELNGEHPHSVLAEFVAASAV; from the coding sequence ATGCTAAGCATCACTAATGTGCTGTATGAATATCACCAACAACCTTTTCACTTTGATTTACAGGTCGATCAAGGTGCGATTGTGGCATTAATGGGGCCAAGTGGTGCTGGTAAGTCGACTTTGTTGGCATTGGTCGCAGGGTTTATTGAGCCGGCTCAAGGTGAGATTTCTGTATTAGCGCAGCGTATTGATCACACGCCTCCACATCGCCGCCCATTGGCGATGTTATTCCAAGACTATAACTTGTTTGCTCATCTCAGTGTACGGGACAACATCAGTCTGGGGCTTAACCCTAGTCTCAAGTTAACACAGCAGCAGAAACAACAGGTTGAACTTGCGGCGAACCAGGTTGGAATAGGGGAATATTTAGAACGGTTACCTGAGCAGCTCTCAGGTGGGCAAAAGCAGCGTGTAGCGCTGGCTCGGTGCTTTGTTCAGCCTCACCCTATTTGGTTGCTAGATGAACCGTTTTCAGCTCTCGATCCTGTGCTTCGTGAAGAGATGTTGCTGCTGGTGGCATCTTTGGCAGAAGAACGTGGCACGACGGTTTTAATGGTGACACATCACTTGAGTGACGCTAAGTCGATAGCCAGTCATTTTGCTTTTGTGGCAAATGCTAAGGTAGAGGTATCTGGTGAGATAAGTGAACTGAACGGTGAGCATCCACACTCTGTTTTGGCTGAATTTGTGGCGGCAAGTGCCGTTTAG
- the thiB gene encoding thiamine ABC transporter substrate binding subunit encodes MTSSSYLISAFALISSSAFAASNTLTVYTYDSFASDWGPGPAVKQAFESQCDCELNFIALDDGVSILNRLRLEGSNSKADIILGLDNNLMTEARETGLLDTHKVNTSAITLPGGWEDDTFIPFDYGYFAFVYNKEKLENPPQSLKELVEERDDIKVIYQDPRTSTPGQGLLLWMKSVYGDKATEAWQQLATKTVTVTKGWSEAYSMFLEGESDMVLSYTTSPAYHLIAEEDERFAAADFAEGHYTQVEVVAKVKGTDKQALADQFMQFVLSEDFQAAMPTGNWMYPVTNVALPQGFATLTQPENALSFSADEVAQKRRGWIREWQHALTF; translated from the coding sequence ATGACATCGTCTTCTTACTTAATCAGCGCTTTCGCGCTCATCTCAAGCTCTGCATTTGCAGCAAGCAACACACTGACAGTTTACACCTACGACTCTTTTGCTTCTGACTGGGGTCCTGGGCCGGCGGTCAAGCAGGCGTTTGAGTCTCAATGTGATTGTGAGTTGAATTTTATCGCCCTTGATGATGGCGTTTCTATTCTCAATCGCCTGCGCTTAGAGGGCAGCAACAGCAAAGCGGATATCATTCTTGGGTTGGACAATAACCTAATGACAGAAGCGCGTGAAACGGGGCTATTGGATACTCATAAGGTCAATACCTCGGCGATTACCCTGCCTGGTGGTTGGGAAGATGACACTTTTATCCCGTTTGATTACGGTTATTTTGCGTTTGTTTACAACAAAGAGAAGTTAGAAAACCCACCCCAAAGCCTTAAAGAGCTGGTGGAAGAGCGTGACGATATTAAGGTGATATACCAAGACCCAAGAACATCGACACCTGGGCAAGGGCTGCTGTTGTGGATGAAGTCTGTCTATGGCGACAAAGCCACTGAGGCTTGGCAGCAACTCGCAACGAAGACGGTGACTGTGACCAAAGGTTGGTCTGAAGCGTATTCGATGTTTTTAGAGGGTGAGTCGGATATGGTGCTCTCATACACCACATCGCCAGCGTATCACTTGATTGCGGAAGAAGATGAGCGATTTGCTGCGGCTGATTTTGCTGAAGGCCATTACACTCAGGTTGAGGTAGTTGCCAAAGTGAAGGGGACCGACAAGCAAGCTCTGGCGGATCAGTTTATGCAATTTGTCCTCTCTGAAGATTTTCAGGCGGCGATGCCTACGGGTAACTGGATGTATCCAGTGACCAACGTTGCCTTACCTCAGGGCTTTGCGACATTAACTCAACCTGAGAATGCGCTGAGTTTTTCCGCTGACGAAGTCGCACAAAAACGCCGAGGCTGGATCCGTGAATGGCAGCATGCGCTGACCTTCTAA
- a CDS encoding DUF2799 domain-containing protein yields the protein MKPLILSMWTLLASAVIGGCSSLEVPSSSLAADWQAYGLEHGQKGWVKLTQERMGELDNNQVFTADLYQAYTDGYEQGRDAYCEQSAFELGLSGATYLGVCDYKDPKYYQKYVSGQTAAEWGYNANTHGSYY from the coding sequence ATGAAACCATTAATACTTTCTATGTGGACCCTGCTGGCCTCTGCCGTTATTGGTGGGTGCTCGTCACTTGAAGTCCCATCGAGCTCACTTGCGGCAGACTGGCAAGCGTACGGCCTTGAACACGGGCAGAAAGGCTGGGTTAAGCTGACTCAAGAGCGCATGGGTGAGCTCGATAATAATCAAGTGTTTACTGCTGATCTCTATCAAGCGTACACCGATGGCTATGAGCAAGGACGAGATGCTTATTGTGAACAGAGCGCCTTTGAGTTGGGGTTAAGTGGTGCTACCTATTTGGGCGTGTGTGACTACAAAGACCCTAAATACTATCAAAAATATGTTTCAGGCCAGACCGCCGCGGAGTGGGGCTATAACGCCAACACCCACGGCAGTTACTACTAG
- the yjgA gene encoding ribosome biogenesis factor YjgA, with the protein MARKNQKAPWEPEEEIIWVSKTELKRDMEELQKLGEELVNLKPSVLEKFPLSDDLRDAIKDAQRFNKEARRRQIQYIGKIMRNEETEPLQAALDKVRNKHSQATAELHKLELLRDRVVEEGDSAIADVLELYPSADRQRLRQLARQAAKEKKAGKPAKAFREIFQVLKELNAEEL; encoded by the coding sequence ATGGCTCGTAAGAATCAAAAAGCGCCCTGGGAACCGGAAGAAGAGATTATCTGGGTCAGCAAAACTGAGCTGAAGCGTGACATGGAAGAGTTACAGAAACTGGGTGAAGAACTCGTGAACCTGAAACCTTCAGTGCTCGAGAAATTTCCACTAAGTGATGACCTACGTGACGCGATCAAAGACGCACAGCGCTTCAACAAAGAAGCTCGTCGTCGCCAGATCCAATACATAGGTAAGATCATGCGTAATGAAGAGACTGAGCCGCTACAAGCCGCTCTCGACAAAGTACGCAATAAGCACTCACAAGCAACGGCAGAACTACACAAGCTGGAGCTTTTACGTGATCGTGTGGTCGAAGAGGGCGACAGTGCCATTGCCGATGTGTTGGAGCTTTACCCAAGCGCCGATCGTCAGCGCCTACGTCAACTTGCACGTCAAGCCGCAAAAGAGAAAAAAGCCGGTAAGCCTGCCAAGGCATTCCGTGAAATCTTCCAAGTGCTCAAAGAGCTCAATGCAGAAGAGCTTTAA
- the mgtE gene encoding magnesium transporter, with product MGEQIEFDQAHQTLQEISEALENGRFVHVRRQLQDMEPEDIAHLLEASPRKSRDVLWQLTDPEDYGEILDELSEDVKDALVSKMAPEKLAEATEGMDTDDVAYVLRSLPDDVSREVLDQMDTADRLRVETALSYPEDTAGGLMNTDVITIRGDVDVDVVLRYLRMKGELPEATDALYVIDEDSLLIGHLSLMSLLTAQPDTPVTEVMDDADEAISVITSASDVASLFERRNWVSAPVIDENLHLVGRITIDDVVDVIREDAEHSMMSMAGLDDDEDTFAPVFKSARKRSVWLGVNVLAALAAASVSNMFEATLDQMAAIAVLMTIVPSMGGVAGNQTVALVIRGLALGHIGDANKRELLMKEAAIGLLNGVLWALIIGAIVVVWKGEWMLGGIIAAAMLTNLLVAGVAGVTIPILLKKMNIDPALAGGMALTTFTDVIGLSVFLGLATLFI from the coding sequence ATGGGCGAACAAATAGAATTCGACCAAGCTCATCAAACCCTCCAAGAAATCTCTGAAGCATTAGAAAACGGCCGCTTTGTCCATGTAAGACGTCAATTGCAGGATATGGAGCCGGAAGATATTGCCCACCTTCTTGAGGCCTCTCCACGCAAAAGTCGTGATGTTCTTTGGCAACTCACCGACCCAGAAGACTACGGTGAAATTCTTGACGAACTGAGTGAAGACGTCAAAGATGCGCTTGTCTCAAAAATGGCCCCAGAAAAGCTTGCAGAAGCAACTGAGGGCATGGATACCGATGACGTAGCCTACGTTCTACGAAGCCTTCCTGATGATGTTTCTCGCGAAGTCCTCGACCAGATGGACACGGCAGATCGTCTGCGCGTAGAGACCGCCCTGTCATATCCAGAAGACACCGCCGGTGGCCTAATGAACACCGACGTTATCACCATTCGTGGCGATGTCGATGTCGATGTTGTTTTGCGTTACTTGCGCATGAAAGGCGAGCTTCCTGAGGCGACAGATGCTCTCTACGTAATTGATGAAGACAGTCTACTGATCGGTCACTTATCGCTGATGAGCCTTCTAACCGCACAGCCCGACACGCCAGTGACAGAAGTGATGGATGATGCAGATGAAGCTATCTCTGTCATTACTAGTGCTTCTGATGTCGCGAGTCTGTTCGAGCGTCGTAATTGGGTTTCTGCGCCAGTTATCGATGAGAACTTACATCTCGTCGGTCGTATCACCATCGATGATGTGGTTGATGTCATTCGTGAAGATGCCGAGCACTCAATGATGAGTATGGCGGGTCTGGATGACGATGAAGATACCTTTGCACCAGTGTTCAAGTCAGCACGAAAACGTAGTGTGTGGTTAGGCGTCAATGTGTTAGCGGCTCTAGCTGCTGCGTCTGTCTCTAACATGTTTGAAGCCACGCTTGACCAGATGGCAGCGATTGCCGTTCTAATGACGATTGTGCCTTCTATGGGTGGTGTTGCGGGTAATCAGACCGTGGCACTGGTCATTCGCGGCCTAGCCTTAGGCCACATTGGTGATGCCAACAAGCGCGAGCTATTGATGAAAGAGGCCGCTATAGGTCTTCTCAACGGTGTCCTTTGGGCACTGATCATTGGCGCGATTGTCGTTGTATGGAAAGGCGAATGGATGCTTGGTGGGATCATTGCTGCGGCTATGCTGACCAACTTACTGGTAGCAGGTGTCGCGGGTGTGACTATTCCAATCTTACTTAAGAAGATGAACATCGACCCCGCACTCGCTGGGGGGATGGCACTGACCACCTTCACCGATGTGATTGGTTTATCCGTCTTCTTAGGTCTAGCGACACTGTTTATCTAA
- the fbp gene encoding class 1 fructose-bisphosphatase, which produces MSGLRTLGEFVVEKQADFPHASGDLSSLLASIRLAAKIVNREINKAGLVDITGAVGTENVQGEAQQKLDLYANEKFKAALEARDQVCGVASEEEDEAVSFDRDKNQHAKYVVLMDPLDGSSNIDVNVSVGTIFSIYHRVSPVGTPPTMEDFLQPGHKQVAAGYVIYGSSTMLVYTTGAGVNGFTYDPSLGTFCLSHENMMIPTEGKIYSINEGNYIRFPKGVKKYIKYCQENVPEDGRPYTSRYIGSLVSDFHRNLLHGGIYMYPSTQSHPNGKLRLLYECNPMAFLVEQAGGTASDGQQRIMDIDPKELHERVPFFCGSKSMVDKVEEFISEFPED; this is translated from the coding sequence ATGTCAGGATTACGCACTTTAGGCGAATTCGTTGTCGAGAAACAGGCAGATTTTCCCCATGCCAGCGGCGACCTATCGTCTCTACTCGCGTCTATTCGTCTTGCTGCAAAGATCGTTAACCGTGAAATCAATAAAGCAGGCTTAGTTGATATCACTGGTGCAGTAGGCACAGAAAACGTTCAAGGCGAAGCTCAACAAAAGCTCGACCTATACGCAAATGAAAAGTTCAAGGCAGCACTGGAAGCTCGTGACCAAGTTTGTGGTGTCGCCAGTGAAGAAGAAGATGAAGCGGTAAGCTTTGATCGTGATAAAAACCAACATGCGAAATACGTGGTTTTGATGGATCCACTAGATGGGTCATCAAACATTGACGTTAACGTATCTGTGGGGACGATCTTCTCAATTTACCATCGCGTATCTCCTGTAGGTACACCACCAACTATGGAAGACTTCCTGCAACCAGGCCATAAGCAAGTGGCTGCGGGTTACGTTATCTACGGCTCGTCAACGATGCTAGTGTACACCACTGGTGCTGGTGTTAACGGCTTTACTTACGATCCTTCTCTTGGCACATTCTGTCTTTCTCACGAAAACATGATGATCCCTACCGAGGGTAAAATCTACTCGATCAACGAAGGCAACTACATTCGCTTCCCGAAAGGGGTTAAGAAGTACATTAAGTACTGCCAAGAGAATGTGCCTGAAGATGGCCGTCCTTACACGTCACGCTACATCGGCTCATTGGTATCAGACTTCCACCGCAACCTTTTACACGGTGGTATTTACATGTACCCAAGTACACAAAGCCATCCAAATGGTAAGCTGCGTCTGCTTTACGAGTGTAATCCGATGGCGTTCCTTGTTGAGCAAGCTGGCGGCACAGCTTCTGATGGTCAACAGCGTATTATGGATATCGATCCAAAAGAGCTGCATGAACGCGTTCCGTTCTTCTGTGGCTCAAAATCGATGGTTGATAAAGTCGAAGAGTTCATTAGTGAGTTTCCTGAAGACTAA
- the mpl gene encoding UDP-N-acetylmuramate:L-alanyl-gamma-D-glutamyl-meso-diaminopimelate ligase, whose protein sequence is MHIHILGICGTFMGGAAMLARQLGHKVTGSDANVYPPMSTMLEEHGIEIIQGYDPAQLEPAPDLVVIGNAMSRGNPCVEYVLNRNFRYTSGPQWLQEFLLHDRWVLAVSGTHGKTTTSSMLAWILEECGYQPGFLVGGVLGNFGISARLGESMFFVVEADEYDSAFFDKRSKFVHYHPRTLIMNNLEFDHADIFDDLEAIKRQFHHLVRTVPGNGRILSPKSDSAIADVLDRGCWSETEFSGQQGDWSAKKLRKDGSQFEVSYQEQVVGQVDWDLVGDHNVDNALMAIAAARHVGVSPQHACEALAKFINTKRRLELKGEFNGITVYDDFAHHPTAIELTLGGLRNKVGKDKIIAVLEPRSATMKRGVHKETLAASLSAADSVFIYQPDSIDWCVSDVAQQCAQQSDTDDNIDRLVEKIVASAKPGDHILVMSNGGFEGIHDKLLRALSTK, encoded by the coding sequence ATGCACATTCACATCTTAGGTATTTGCGGTACGTTTATGGGTGGTGCGGCTATGTTAGCTCGCCAACTTGGCCATAAAGTGACGGGCTCTGATGCCAATGTTTACCCTCCAATGAGTACGATGCTTGAAGAGCATGGTATCGAAATCATTCAAGGTTATGACCCTGCTCAACTTGAGCCAGCCCCAGACCTTGTCGTGATTGGCAATGCGATGAGTCGCGGCAATCCCTGTGTTGAATATGTTCTAAACCGTAACTTTCGTTACACCTCTGGTCCTCAGTGGCTACAAGAGTTTCTCTTGCATGACCGCTGGGTACTTGCAGTATCTGGCACGCATGGCAAAACGACAACGTCAAGCATGCTGGCTTGGATTCTAGAGGAGTGCGGTTATCAACCCGGATTCCTCGTGGGAGGTGTGTTAGGGAACTTTGGCATTTCGGCTCGCTTGGGTGAGAGCATGTTCTTTGTGGTTGAAGCGGACGAGTATGATAGCGCCTTCTTTGATAAGCGCTCTAAGTTTGTTCATTACCATCCTCGCACTTTGATCATGAATAACCTTGAGTTTGATCATGCTGATATCTTTGATGATTTAGAAGCGATCAAGCGTCAGTTTCATCATTTGGTACGCACAGTACCGGGCAATGGTCGGATTCTGTCACCAAAGAGTGACAGTGCGATTGCCGATGTGCTTGACCGAGGCTGTTGGAGCGAAACGGAATTTTCCGGCCAGCAAGGGGACTGGAGCGCCAAAAAATTGCGTAAAGATGGCAGCCAGTTTGAGGTGAGTTATCAAGAGCAGGTTGTTGGTCAGGTTGATTGGGATCTAGTGGGCGATCACAATGTCGATAATGCCCTCATGGCCATTGCCGCTGCACGTCACGTCGGTGTCTCTCCACAGCATGCGTGCGAAGCGTTAGCGAAGTTTATCAATACGAAACGTAGGCTTGAGCTCAAAGGAGAGTTCAACGGTATTACGGTCTATGATGATTTTGCTCATCACCCAACGGCCATTGAACTGACATTGGGTGGCCTGCGTAACAAGGTGGGCAAAGATAAGATCATTGCGGTCTTAGAGCCTCGCTCCGCGACGATGAAACGCGGAGTACACAAAGAAACCTTGGCGGCGTCATTGTCTGCGGCAGACAGCGTGTTTATTTATCAGCCTGATTCGATAGATTGGTGTGTGAGTGATGTTGCGCAGCAGTGTGCTCAACAGAGCGATACTGACGATAACATCGACCGCCTTGTTGAGAAGATCGTCGCCAGCGCAAAGCCTGGAGACCATATTCTGGTGATGAGTAATGGAGGGTTTGAAGGTATTCACGACAAACTCCTGCGAGCTCTCTCCACCAAATAA
- the thiP gene encoding thiamine/thiamine pyrophosphate ABC transporter permease ThiP, which translates to MAACADLLRPVVNHVPKIGLWVAIAIAAFVISALAALVSFAPSLEIAQIWNEPYYRHVTKFSFYQASLSTLLSVGLAIPLAHALSRRQFPGRDLLIKIFATTLVLPVLVGVFGLLAIYGNRGWLAKGLELFDLSLPFSIYGLNGILLAHVFFNLPYAARLLLQSLESIPQEQHRLCAHLGMGHWYKFKWIEWPRLRQQLPHVYGLVFMLCFTSFATVMALGGGPKSTTIELAIYQAIKFDFDLQTGALLALWQMLLCGLLAIGIQKLSKPMAVESGSKARDNFVGKDHWWSKAWDSFWIIGGVLLVIPPLVMVFVSGLNTQLWSVVSDWRFWQALATSLQVAVMAAMMALLLGFCILLTSRGWRMQMKNSRASLLELVGTIILVTPGLVISTGIFLLLRSVTDVYSLAFWVVVCVNALMALPYVIKSLAQPMLHVGQQYQLLCVSLGMTGWSRIHIVEWRALKRPITHAFAISFMLSMGDLSAIALFGSQDFRTLPLYLFQLLGSYQMEAAAVVSLALLLLSVGSFTVLEKLFVTSRSKHAKHH; encoded by the coding sequence ATGGCAGCATGCGCTGACCTTCTAAGGCCAGTTGTGAATCACGTACCTAAAATAGGTTTATGGGTCGCGATAGCTATCGCGGCCTTTGTTATTTCAGCGCTGGCTGCTCTTGTGTCGTTTGCTCCGTCCTTAGAGATCGCACAGATCTGGAATGAACCCTACTATCGACACGTCACTAAGTTTAGTTTCTATCAAGCGAGCTTATCGACTTTACTCAGTGTTGGGCTCGCGATTCCGCTCGCTCACGCCCTCTCTCGCCGTCAATTCCCAGGCCGAGATCTATTGATCAAGATATTTGCTACAACGTTAGTATTGCCTGTGTTGGTCGGGGTTTTTGGCTTGCTGGCGATATACGGTAATCGAGGTTGGCTAGCGAAGGGGCTTGAGCTGTTTGACTTATCACTGCCTTTTTCCATCTATGGCCTAAACGGAATCTTACTGGCGCATGTGTTTTTTAATCTGCCGTATGCAGCGAGGTTGCTGCTGCAATCTCTCGAAAGCATACCTCAAGAGCAGCACCGACTGTGTGCACATCTTGGGATGGGGCATTGGTACAAATTTAAATGGATTGAATGGCCGAGGCTTCGTCAACAACTGCCGCATGTATATGGGTTGGTATTTATGCTCTGCTTTACTAGCTTTGCTACCGTTATGGCGTTGGGTGGAGGGCCAAAATCCACCACAATAGAACTCGCGATCTACCAGGCAATAAAATTTGATTTTGACTTGCAGACAGGTGCATTGCTTGCCCTATGGCAAATGCTGCTTTGTGGCTTATTAGCTATCGGGATCCAAAAGCTCTCAAAGCCAATGGCAGTCGAGTCTGGCAGTAAGGCAAGAGACAATTTTGTTGGTAAGGATCATTGGTGGTCAAAAGCATGGGACAGCTTTTGGATCATTGGTGGTGTATTGCTAGTGATCCCTCCGTTGGTGATGGTCTTTGTGAGTGGCTTGAATACGCAACTTTGGTCCGTTGTTAGTGATTGGCGTTTTTGGCAAGCGTTGGCGACGTCGCTTCAAGTTGCCGTGATGGCAGCCATGATGGCCTTACTGCTGGGCTTTTGTATATTGTTGACCAGTCGAGGCTGGCGTATGCAGATGAAAAATAGTCGAGCAAGCTTACTTGAACTGGTAGGCACGATTATTTTAGTCACTCCAGGGTTGGTGATAAGTACCGGGATATTTCTGCTGCTGCGCAGCGTTACGGATGTTTACAGCTTAGCATTTTGGGTCGTGGTTTGTGTTAACGCATTGATGGCTCTGCCCTATGTTATCAAGTCACTCGCGCAGCCAATGTTACATGTCGGTCAGCAGTACCAACTGCTGTGTGTTAGCTTGGGGATGACAGGCTGGTCGCGGATACACATCGTTGAGTGGCGTGCATTGAAGCGCCCGATCACCCATGCTTTTGCGATTAGTTTTATGCTCTCTATGGGTGATTTGAGTGCGATAGCCTTGTTTGGCAGTCAAGATTTTAGAACCTTGCCGCTCTATCTATTCCAACTGCTAGGGAGCTATCAGATGGAAGCTGCTGCAGTGGTATCTCTCGCGCTATTACTGCTCAGTGTCGGGAGTTTTACCGTGTTAGAAAAGCTGTTTGTTACCTCGAGGAGTAAGCATGCTAAGCATCACTAA
- the ppa gene encoding inorganic diphosphatase, which produces MSLNHVPAGLSLPDDIYVIIEIPANADPIKYEVDKDSGAVFVDRFMSAPMFYPCNYGYVNHTLSLDGDPVDVLVPTPYPLMPGSVIRCRPVGVLMMTDESGEDAKVFAVPHSKISKEYDDIKDVDDIPALLKAQITQFFERYKELEPGKWVKVEGWKDAATAKEEIISSFERAKK; this is translated from the coding sequence ATGAGCTTAAATCACGTGCCTGCTGGCCTCTCCCTTCCTGATGATATCTACGTGATCATCGAGATTCCCGCTAACGCAGATCCAATAAAATATGAGGTAGATAAAGACTCCGGGGCGGTATTTGTCGACAGATTCATGTCTGCTCCCATGTTCTACCCATGTAATTATGGCTATGTGAACCACACGCTGTCGCTTGATGGAGACCCGGTTGACGTATTAGTACCCACTCCCTATCCATTGATGCCAGGATCAGTGATACGTTGTCGCCCTGTAGGCGTGTTAATGATGACAGATGAGTCCGGTGAAGATGCCAAAGTATTCGCCGTTCCTCACAGCAAAATATCTAAAGAGTACGATGACATTAAAGACGTCGATGACATTCCAGCGCTTCTCAAAGCGCAAATCACCCAGTTTTTTGAGCGTTACAAGGAACTAGAACCAGGGAAGTGGGTAAAAGTCGAAGGTTGGAAAGACGCCGCCACAGCAAAAGAGGAGATCATCTCCTCTTTTGAGCGAGCGAAAAAATAA
- a CDS encoding flavin prenyltransferase UbiX — translation MTTQTVANNKAITLAFTGASGAPYGLRLLECLLAADYQVYLLISSAARVVLATEHGLKLPSGPDAAHQALVEHLGCEADKLVVCGKEDWFSPVASGSAAPKQMVVCPCSAGSVAAIAHGMSDNLIERAADVVLKERGQLLLVVRETPFSTLHLENMHKLSQMGVTIMPAAPGFYHQPKTIEDLIDFMVARILDHLGVEQGLVPRWGYDQRS, via the coding sequence GTGACCACACAAACTGTAGCGAACAACAAGGCAATCACACTGGCGTTTACTGGAGCGTCAGGCGCACCTTATGGGTTGCGCCTGCTGGAGTGCTTGCTTGCCGCGGACTATCAAGTCTATCTTCTCATTTCGTCTGCTGCGCGTGTGGTATTAGCCACAGAGCATGGCCTAAAGCTACCCAGTGGGCCAGACGCTGCACATCAAGCCTTGGTAGAGCATTTGGGCTGTGAGGCAGACAAGTTAGTCGTATGCGGTAAAGAGGATTGGTTTTCTCCAGTGGCATCTGGCTCTGCAGCACCAAAGCAGATGGTGGTGTGTCCTTGCTCTGCCGGCAGTGTGGCTGCAATTGCCCATGGGATGTCGGACAACTTGATTGAGCGTGCAGCGGATGTCGTGCTTAAAGAGCGAGGACAACTGCTGTTGGTAGTGAGAGAGACGCCATTTTCGACCTTACACCTAGAAAATATGCACAAGCTTTCTCAAATGGGTGTCACCATCATGCCCGCAGCGCCGGGGTTTTATCATCAACCGAAAACCATCGAAGATCTGATTGACTTTATGGTGGCGCGTATTTTAGATCACCTAGGTGTAGAGCAGGGGTTAGTGCCTCGATGGGGTTACGATCAACGCAGCTAG